The Drechmeria coniospora strain ARSEF 6962 chromosome 02, whole genome shotgun sequence genome has a segment encoding these proteins:
- a CDS encoding Fso1-like protein has protein sequence MEASRGVRDEEMFFGKSAPDSYDDSPVVEPLRIFKPPGPEPKPAVDTVWSSCQRKPSFPLPPGASSSAAPLPFPDDDVRRPTPPRPYGSAYSSVTSPIDTCQSAGEKKPGLAERRGASPKVIHSPSSPDADHGLFARPLGEQSRPVACNTNKPTYSTKPYYPPPGDGTATSSAASSNAYAPQLHPGTMIANQNHAPATSDQGVSRFASTASISTTRASRGSPPPPETPIDRPAVVPGGSIEARYAASGIAGAATLDSLQAHQAQSAAAAQRTAHYGNMPPQAQPPSHRPWTPTESPGQAPAGPPTVYQGSNPVSSTDSRPAVNSPQPHEQQPTHSSGNPTVQLGVLEQDFQRMSTKTPPPAYSSVNPGGRRTSNSNEKQRPQQQAARPAAVPSPASSASPPPQKPTATTAAATATAAAALASPALQHPGHPAFANDPRPEQDTSSSQLTASTPAPVAPSPLSPPPLPEGWMAHLDPNSGQYYYIHLASQATQWEFPKGPNPIQHEQAAPLSPTTTNTYGNPLVSPMFGNQPLASPMMTPHTPGYAESIMSASTSQTPTAAGFSGPPPSSGVEMYRVQPTNGVYFGPYLRYANMDVEKGLWHGSILVVTDAPQPPTIHIHKSVDLSPNPRQLQARIIHTHQRWSFYKYEVHLQMGDGGTERWTYAVTSHLGCTRYEFVVAGRNEMGWRFIAHSGNDFATGTSQNDRARLGGVGFMWKDVLQRNVECGGFHVQLGLGDQIYGDRLWKEVPLLKQWLAMSGRDNKKGVQWTARHEEDVGHAYFHFYTSHFDQPFIREAFAQIPHVLQMNDHDIFDGYGSYPAYMQTSPMFQNIGRIATDMYLLFQHHTTAELMRNVSTDHDLFTITGTGWHFVKHLGPALVVAGADCRSERSQVRVLAGPTYQGIFPKIATLPPSVQHVIWMVSVPLIYPRLDTVESLANTVAAGKKAVNTTYNILGKVTSSVAGVVGGKEVVAQGFSQVKKAVGKTGLMGNVLNQFGELDIQEVLKDMWTHETKDLERTYFIRTLQGIAQQKGIRMTFLSGDVNASGAGLVHDPTHPGDHKTMYQIISSPIVGAPQGGYVLKMLHNQKTLYVPQNGQRSTHEVSDTKEDMMEIFHNDASGATREMKKLMGRRNYVSLVAFDQEAAKQAGPFSPKLGGSSQQQQQQQQQNDLTKLSIAVDFVVQGDGAFQATTKYGPVVIPHLEYGR, from the exons ATGGAAGCCAGCCGCGGCGTGCGCGATGAGGAGATGTTCTTCGGCAAGTCTGCGCCAGACAGCTACGACGATAGTCCGGTAGTCGAACCGCTACGGATCTTCAAGCCTCCCGGGCCTGAGCCGAAGCCTGCCGTCGATACCGTTTGGTCATCCTGCCAAAGAAAGCCGTCATTCCCTCTGCCACCAGGAGCCTCAAGCTCTGCTGCTCCGCTTCCCTTCCCAGACGACGACGTACGTAGACCGACCCCTCCAAGGCCCTACGGCTCTGCCTATTCCAGCGTCACTTCCCCGATAGATACCTGCCAGTCCGCGGGGGAGAAGAAGCCCGGGCTCGCCGAGAGACGAGGTGCCTCGCCCAAAGTCATTCATTCACCTTCGAGTCCAGATGCGGATCATGGCCTATTCGCAAGGCCTCTGGGGGAGCAAAGTCGTCCCGTCGCTTGCAACACGAACAAGCCAACCTATTCAACGAAGCCGTACTATCCTCCtccgggcgacggcaccgcgACCAGCTCTGCCGCCTCTAGCAATGCGTATGCGCCCCAGTTGCATCCCGGAACGATGATTGCCAACCAAAATCACGCCCCAGCGACGAGCGACCAGGGCGTGAGTCGCTTCGCTTCGACAGCTTCCATTTCAACAACGAGGGCAAGCCGCGGATCGCCTCCGCCACCGGAGACCCCGATAGACCGACCAGCCGTTGTTCCTGGCGGAAGCATCGAGGCCCGCTATGCAGCCTCGGGCATCGCGGGCGCTGCTACCCTTGACAGCCTGCAGGCCCATCAAGCTCAAAGTGCTGCCGCGGCGCAGAGGACGGCGCATTACGGCAACATGCCGCCTCAGGCCCAACCTCCCTCTCACCGGCCATGGACACCCACAGAGTCCCCGGGCCAGGCCCCAGCAGGCCCCCCGACGGTATATCAGGGGTCAAATCCGGTCTCGAGTACCGATTCGCGACCAGCTGTCAATTCACCCCAGCCACATGAGCAGCAACCTACCCATTCGTCGGGAAACCCCACCGTTCAGCTCGGCGTCTTGGAGCAGGACTTTCAGAGGATGAGCACCAAAACGCCGCCCCCGGCGTACTCGAGCGTAAACCCTGGCGGACGACGGACTTCCAATTCGAACGAGAAGCAACGGCCACAACAGCAAGCAGCGAGGCCTGCTGCGGTGCCTTCACCCGCATCcagcgcctcgccgccgccgcagaaaccaacggcgacgacggcagccgcaacagcaacagccgCCGCAGCGCTTGCTTCGCCTGCGCTTCAACATCCAGGTCACCCCGCATTCGCTAACGACCCTCGGCCCGAGCAAGATACTTCATCGTCGCAGCTGACGGCGTCGACTCCTGCCCCCGTGGCACCCAGTCCCCTGTCTCCGCCCCCCTTGCCAGAAGGCTGGATGGCTCATTTAGATCCGAACTCGGGTCAGTACTATTACATTCACCTGGCCTCCCAGGCCACACAGTGGGAGTTCCCCAAGGGCCCCAACCCCATTCAGCATGAACAGGCAGCACCGCTGTCtcccacgacgacgaacacGTACGGAAATCCCTTGGTTTCCCCCATGTTCGGGAATCAGCCGCTAGCGTCGCCAATGATGACCCCTCACACACCAGGGTATGCCGAAAGTATCATGAGCGCTTCTACTTCACAGACACcaaccgccgccggcttctctGGGCCGCCACCGAGCTCTGGCGTCGAGATGTACCGCGTTCAGCCGACGAATGGCGTGTACTTTGGTCCGTATCTTCGCTATGCTAACATGGACGTCGAGAAGGGACTATGGCATGGGAGCATCCTGGTCGTGACGGATGCGCCCCAGCCTCCCACGATACATATCCACAAATCCGTCGACCTATCTCCGAATCCACGGCAGCTGCAGGCTCGCATCATTCACACGCACCAGCGTTGGTCTTTTTACAAATACGAAGTCCATCTTCAAATGGGCGATGGAGGCACTGAGAGATGGACGTACGCAGTCACCTCCCACTTGGGCTGTACGCGCTATGAGTTCGTTGTTGCTGGTCGAAACGAGATGGGCTGGCGGTTCATTGCCCACTCCGGCAACGACTTCGCCACCGGCACATCCCAGAATGACAGGGCCAGGCTCGGCGGTGTCGGGTTCATGTGGAAAGATGTCCTGCAGAGGAATGTAGAATGCGGTGGCTTCCACGTGCAGCTCGGCCTGGGCGATCAGATCTACGGAGACCGGCTGTGGAAGGAAGTCCCGCTGCTGAAGCAGTGGCTGGCCATGAGCGGCAGGGATAACAAGAAGGGTGTGCAGTGGACTGCTCGTCACGAGGAGGATGTTGGGCACGCCTACTTTCACTTCTACACGAGCCACTTTGACCAGCCGTTTATACGGGAGGCCTTTGCTCAGATCCCCCACGTCTTGCAGATGAACGACCACGACAT ATTCGACGGATACGGATCCTACCCGGCGTACATGCAAACGTCGCCCATGTTCCAAAACATTGGCCGCATCGCGACAGACATGTATCTGCTGTTTCAGCATCATACGACGGCGGAGCTGATGCGAAATGTTAGCACGGACCACGATCTGTTCACCATCACCGGCACGGGCTGGCACTTCGTCAAGCATCTGGGACCTGCTCTGGTGGTCGCCGGAGCGGATTGCCGCTCGGAGAGGTCTCAGGTTCGAGTTTTGGCTGGACCAACGTACCAGGGCATTTTCCCCAAGATTGCGACGCTGCCACCGAGTGTTCAGCACGTCATCTGGATGGTCTCGGTTCCGTTGATATATCCAAGACTGGACACGGTCGAGAGCTTGGCGAACACGGTAGCGGCCGGCAAAAAGGCGGTCAACACTACGTACAACATCCTCGGAAAGGTAACCAGCTCGGTCGCCggtgtcgtcggcggcaaggaagTCGTCGCCCAGGGCTTCTCGCAGGTGAAGAAGGCCGTGGGAAAGACGGGTCTGATGGGCAACGTCCTGAATCAGTTTGGTGAGCTCGACATCCAAGAAGTGCTCAAGGACATGTGGACACATGAAACGAAAGACTTGGAGCGGACGTATTTCATCCGGACCCTGCAAGGGATTGCCCAACAAAAGGGTATTCGCATGACTTTCCTATCCGGAG ATGTCAATGCTTCCGGCGCTGGCCTCGTTCATGATCCTACACATCCCGGCGACCACAAGACCATGTACCAGATCATTTCGTCCCCCATCGTGGGAGCTCCTCAGGGCGGCTATGTTCTCAAGATGCTGCATAACCAGAAGACGCTATACGTGCCTCAAAATGGCCAGAGGTCGACGCACGAGGTGTCAGACACCAAGGAGGACATGATGGAGATTTTCCACAACGACGCTAGCGGAGCCACACGTGAGATGAAGAAGCTGATGGGGAGGAGGAACTACGTTTCCCTGGTCGCCTTTGAccaggaggcggcgaagCAAGCAGGACCCTTCAGCCCAAAACTGGGCGGCAgcagccagcagcagcagcagcaacagcagcagaATGACCTGACCAAGTTGAGCATCGCCGTGGATTTTGTGGTCCAGGGAGACGGCGCGTTTCAGGCGACGACAAAGTACGGACCAGTGGTGATACCACATCTGGAGTACGGAAGGTGA
- a CDS encoding phosphomannomutase, with amino-acid sequence MASSKQANYPPLEDRPLKDTICLFDVDETLTPARRAASPEMLSLLAALRQKCTVGYVGGSDLSKQEEQLGQAAGVPVTQLFDYCFSENGLTAFKLGQPLPSNSFIKWIGEDKYKELVRFCLHYIADIDVPVKRGTFVEFRNGMINVSPIGRNASVQERNDFAAFDKDAKVREKFVAALRERFPDIGLTYSIGGQISFDVFPTGWDKTYCLRHLESESKKPGGIQYKTIHFFGDKTSPGGNDYEIYTHPDTIGHAVDGPEDTIRILKELFQL; translated from the exons ATGGCGTCGTCCAAACAGGCAAACTACCCACCCCTTGAGGATCGTCCGTTGAAGGACACCATCTGCCTCTTCGACGTTGACGAGACCCTCACGCCTGCTCGAAGG GCCGCCTCACCCGAAATGCTctccctgctcgccgccctccgccAGAAATGCACCGTCGGATACGTCGGTGGCTCCGATCTGTCCAAGCAAGAGGAGCAGCTCGGACAAGCGGCCGGCGTGCCCGTCACCCAGCTCTTCGACTACTGCTTCTCGGAAAACGGCCTGACGGCCTTCAAGCTTGGCCAACCGCTGCCGTCCAACAGCTTCATCAAGTGGATCGGTgaggacaagtacaaggagCTCGTCCGCTTTTGCCTGCACTACATCGCCGACATCGACGTCCCCGTAAAGCGTGGCACATTTGTTGAGTTCCGAAACGGCATGATCAACGTGAGCCCCATCGGCAGAAACGCAAGCGTCCAGGAGAGAAACGACTTCGCCGCCTTTGACAAGGACGCCAAGGTCCGCGAGAAGTTCGTCGCTGCGCTGCGAGAACGCTTCCCTGACATCGGCCTGAC CTACTCCATCGGTGGCCAGATTTCCTTCGACGTCTTTCCCACCGGTTGGGACAAGACCTACTGCCTCCGCCACCTCGAGAGCGAGTCCAAGAAGCCTGGCGGTATCCAGTACAAGACGATACACTTTTTCGGTGACAAGACCTCGCCTGGCGGCAACGACTACGAAATCTACACCCACCCCGACACCATCGGCCACGCCGTTGACGGACCGGAGGACACCATCCGCATACTCAAAGAGCTGTTTCAATTGTAG